From the Novosphingobium terrae genome, one window contains:
- a CDS encoding DMT family transporter — protein sequence MPLLMGLIAAMGWGLADFLAGSAVSLAGVRRTALFQQTICWILLSLVLMSMPTARAAALHAGGWGWASALLAMALNLVASLALLRAFSLGRASVIAPLITSYAAVTACLDLASGASFGSIGLLGIGACLVGAPLAAARADDELSSRRDGIGYAAVTALCLGLSFWIQGHFAIPMLGFLPMLWLLFGSGLVVIAPILLIKREPLFPPRSALPVLIALSLSNLVGHAGFAVGMATGAVTVVTVSSTFAAAVTALLGLGLRGERLTLPQGVGAITVLCGALLLHLGT from the coding sequence ATGCCTCTCCTGATGGGGCTTATCGCGGCGATGGGCTGGGGACTCGCCGATTTTCTGGCGGGTAGCGCCGTCAGCCTGGCAGGCGTGCGCAGGACAGCTCTTTTCCAGCAAACCATATGCTGGATCCTGCTCAGCCTTGTCCTGATGTCGATGCCGACGGCCCGCGCCGCCGCGCTTCACGCCGGAGGGTGGGGCTGGGCTTCGGCTCTGCTTGCCATGGCGCTGAACCTTGTCGCATCGCTGGCGCTGTTGCGAGCCTTCTCGCTCGGCCGGGCCTCCGTGATCGCTCCCCTGATCACAAGCTATGCCGCTGTGACTGCGTGTCTCGATCTGGCCAGTGGCGCCTCGTTCGGCAGCATCGGTCTGCTTGGGATCGGAGCATGCCTTGTCGGGGCACCGCTGGCTGCCGCCAGGGCGGATGACGAACTCTCATCGCGACGTGACGGCATCGGCTATGCAGCGGTGACGGCCCTATGCCTCGGCTTGAGCTTCTGGATTCAGGGCCACTTCGCCATCCCCATGCTTGGCTTCCTTCCGATGCTCTGGCTGCTCTTCGGCTCGGGACTGGTGGTCATCGCGCCGATCCTTCTGATCAAGCGAGAGCCTCTGTTCCCGCCCAGATCGGCCCTGCCTGTGCTGATCGCGCTGAGCCTGAGCAATCTTGTCGGCCATGCGGGCTTTGCCGTCGGAATGGCGACAGGCGCGGTCACCGTGGTGACCGTATCGAGCACATTTGCAGCGGCTGTTACCGCGCTGCTTGGCCTTGGCCTGCGTGGGGAGCGGCTGACCCTGCCCCAAGGGGTGGGCGCCATCACCGTGCTGTGCGGCGCCCTTCTGCTGCACCTCGGAACCTGA
- the ftrA gene encoding transcriptional regulator FtrA — protein sequence MKALVATKHRLSGLACMQSSSDKVLECLCEDGLRRWKSASMPCIVKMMPKCTPPANRSLAVLAYDGLCMFEFSTALEAFGPWDPDIDEPLYDLVVAAVDEGPLRAYGGMRITVDGGLECLDEAGTIVIPGWRDIAAAVPTSLIDALRRASARGCRLVSICTGSFVLAAAGLLSGRQATTHWRHTESLSAAFPDIRVAPGVLYVDEGHILTSAGSAAGLDLCLHLIRRDYGPDAANRAARRLVIPPHRQGDQAQFVRQPIPVREKATLSPLLDRLRGQLQCDINIDKLAKEAHMSRRTFLRRFRDATGTTPGEWLLNLRLERARSLLETTELPMDAIAQSSGFGSAETMRHHFRKRLATNPTTYRSQFGRGPAE from the coding sequence GTGAAAGCGCTGGTTGCGACGAAGCACCGGCTGTCTGGGCTGGCGTGCATGCAAAGCTCCTCGGATAAAGTCTTGGAATGCTTATGTGAGGACGGGCTTCGCCGCTGGAAATCGGCATCAATGCCATGTATCGTCAAGATGATGCCAAAATGCACACCCCCGGCCAATCGCTCGCTTGCCGTCCTTGCCTATGATGGCCTGTGCATGTTCGAATTCAGCACGGCGCTCGAAGCCTTCGGCCCCTGGGATCCGGACATCGACGAGCCCCTCTACGATCTGGTCGTTGCGGCCGTCGATGAGGGGCCTTTGCGCGCTTATGGCGGTATGCGCATCACGGTCGATGGTGGGCTGGAATGCCTCGATGAGGCCGGGACCATCGTGATACCCGGTTGGCGTGACATCGCCGCCGCCGTGCCCACATCCCTGATCGACGCCCTGCGGCGCGCCTCCGCGCGTGGTTGCCGCCTCGTCTCGATCTGCACGGGAAGCTTCGTGCTGGCGGCTGCCGGCCTGCTCTCCGGACGGCAGGCGACGACACATTGGCGGCACACCGAAAGCCTGTCTGCCGCCTTTCCCGATATTCGCGTGGCGCCGGGGGTTCTGTATGTCGATGAAGGGCATATCCTGACCTCGGCGGGGTCCGCGGCAGGGCTCGACCTGTGTCTGCATCTGATCAGACGGGATTATGGACCGGATGCGGCCAATCGGGCGGCGCGACGGCTGGTTATTCCACCTCATCGCCAGGGTGATCAGGCACAATTCGTCAGGCAGCCTATACCTGTCCGGGAAAAGGCGACATTATCCCCCCTGCTGGATCGGCTGAGAGGGCAGCTGCAGTGCGATATCAACATCGACAAGCTGGCTAAGGAGGCGCATATGAGCCGCCGTACCTTCCTGCGGCGCTTTCGGGATGCAACCGGCACCACCCCGGGTGAGTGGCTGCTGAATCTGCGGCTGGAGAGGGCACGCTCATTGCTCGAAACCACAGAGCTGCCGATGGATGCCATCGCGCAAAGCAGCGGTTTTGGCTCCGCGGAAACGATGCGCCACCATTTCCGAAAGCGGCTGGCAACCAATCCGACCACTTATCGCAGCCAGTTCGGACGTGGCCCGGCTGAATGA
- a CDS encoding MarR family winged helix-turn-helix transcriptional regulator codes for MTKDTIGEDIFPMATKKTPGVRRHRDLEVTGRARSAEQTMSPVLRVLRERMPADTDLETSRLGLLMLWLADDIIRSVNEELEEFEISEKKLDVLLIFAAQAGLSADSATEPSQAMLQTPTGIADYFGITRATATSLLDWLEKRGLVERKRHPTDRRSTPIEITEAGTDLVDRAIPSFWHACHNLSSHLSARDQSDLSRILGKVWLNLKDRQEG; via the coding sequence TTGACTAAAGATACGATTGGCGAAGATATATTTCCGATGGCTACTAAAAAGACTCCCGGCGTGCGCCGCCACCGCGATCTCGAAGTTACCGGCCGTGCCCGGAGCGCAGAACAAACCATGAGCCCTGTGCTTCGGGTTCTGCGTGAGCGAATGCCCGCAGACACTGACCTTGAAACGAGCCGGCTCGGATTGCTGATGCTGTGGCTTGCCGATGATATCATCCGCTCGGTGAATGAAGAACTCGAAGAGTTCGAAATTTCCGAAAAGAAACTGGATGTTCTGCTGATTTTTGCCGCCCAGGCCGGCCTCTCGGCGGACTCGGCCACCGAACCGTCGCAAGCCATGCTCCAGACCCCGACCGGCATCGCCGACTATTTCGGGATCACCCGCGCAACCGCGACCAGCCTTCTCGATTGGCTTGAAAAGCGCGGTCTCGTGGAGCGCAAGAGGCATCCGACCGATCGTCGCAGCACGCCCATCGAAATCACGGAAGCAGGCACCGATCTGGTGGATCGCGCAATCCCCAGCTTCTGGCATGCCTGCCACAATCTCTCGTCCCATCTTTCGGCAAGGGACCAAAGCGATCTGAGCAGGATTCTCGGCAAAGTATGGCTCAATCTCAAAGATCGGCAGGAAGGGTGA
- a CDS encoding TonB-dependent receptor, which translates to MKRLKALLLVCASVLSGVSAQAVMAQTAIQPHDAGRDSAHPDAADIVVTARQRAEQVQRIPDAITAISEATLAQTNVTGLSDVASQIPNVSFVESLSPGSEFFNIRGVIANRNGDPSVAVIVDGVQSNSGLEFSQGLFDLKQIEVLKGPQGALYGRDAIGGAMIITTKDPTDKPQYKFMIGAGNAGLIEAQAVASGPIVMDKLFYRVAASFSDFDGTNRDVFLNRNTDFANQREIKAGLLWKPGGSFSADLRYTYSLLKAGANYWVAHYNDFEQNDNDAQSQSNTLAVDHRTLNVVSLKLANDFGFATLQSVSGYSGIRDNLGQPGTGIGTQNAADLAWGPYPIWSFYSTNRSDIFSQEIRLTSRSGQPFRWVVGAFGLKTNAQDHFPVFIAPGNFNLFQQNLAQFRNGTRTLAHLYDGLSSTEDPGAVQIAFNQNTQHNDAEAIFGNANYDLTKVIELTAGLRYDVEHRHQTDDRPAAIIGNDPKHRNVTFDSLQPKFSIAWKPTAEHLLYATVSKGFRSGGFNPASTSYGRTYQAEQLWNYEAGFKGSFLDRKLRFSAAAFYEDYHNVQEYEFDGSLGAQTLYTIPRAWIKGIEADSDLRLSSALHLGVAGGLMDSKITQFDAVAAGFPSSIAAGAQTALGKHLPNFAHWSVNAYAQYRWTLGSGDITARIDYALSGKQYWWIDNLNEEKNISLVNATVTYKINPAMSLQLWSKNLLNERYNSSFEPRNMTSLFSDIAYPAPQRTFGARMTATF; encoded by the coding sequence ATGAAAAGATTGAAAGCACTTCTGTTGGTGTGCGCCAGCGTCTTGAGCGGTGTTTCGGCCCAGGCCGTCATGGCACAAACAGCGATTCAGCCACACGATGCCGGGCGCGACTCGGCGCATCCGGACGCCGCCGATATCGTCGTGACGGCCCGCCAACGTGCCGAACAGGTGCAGCGCATTCCCGATGCGATCACCGCGATCTCCGAAGCCACGCTGGCGCAGACAAATGTCACTGGCCTCTCCGATGTGGCGAGCCAGATCCCCAATGTCTCCTTTGTGGAGTCCTTGAGCCCTGGTTCGGAATTCTTCAACATCCGCGGTGTGATTGCCAACCGGAATGGTGATCCTTCCGTGGCAGTGATCGTCGATGGCGTGCAGTCCAACAGCGGTCTGGAATTTTCGCAGGGGCTTTTCGATCTTAAGCAGATCGAGGTGCTCAAAGGGCCGCAGGGGGCGCTTTACGGTCGAGATGCCATTGGCGGCGCGATGATCATCACCACCAAGGATCCGACAGACAAGCCGCAGTACAAATTTATGATTGGCGCTGGAAACGCCGGCCTGATCGAAGCGCAGGCTGTCGCGTCCGGTCCCATTGTCATGGATAAGCTGTTCTATCGCGTGGCTGCCTCATTCAGCGATTTCGATGGCACCAACCGTGATGTTTTTCTCAACAGAAACACTGATTTCGCCAACCAGCGCGAGATCAAGGCTGGCTTGTTGTGGAAGCCGGGTGGCAGCTTCTCGGCAGATTTGCGCTACACATACAGCCTGCTTAAGGCTGGAGCGAATTACTGGGTCGCCCATTACAATGATTTCGAGCAGAATGATAATGATGCCCAGTCACAGTCGAACACACTGGCGGTTGATCATCGCACGCTGAACGTTGTGTCGCTCAAACTTGCCAATGATTTCGGATTTGCAACCTTGCAAAGTGTTTCAGGCTACAGCGGCATCCGGGACAATCTCGGTCAACCTGGTACGGGCATCGGCACTCAGAATGCTGCTGATCTTGCCTGGGGCCCTTACCCCATCTGGAGTTTCTATTCGACCAACAGATCGGACATTTTTAGCCAGGAAATTCGTCTCACTTCGCGCAGTGGCCAGCCTTTCCGCTGGGTGGTGGGGGCGTTCGGCCTCAAGACCAACGCGCAGGATCACTTTCCCGTGTTTATTGCACCGGGAAATTTCAATCTTTTCCAACAGAATCTCGCCCAATTCCGCAATGGCACGCGCACGCTTGCCCATCTTTATGATGGATTGTCCTCCACCGAAGATCCCGGAGCGGTCCAGATCGCGTTCAACCAGAACACTCAGCACAATGATGCCGAGGCGATCTTCGGCAATGCCAATTATGATCTGACAAAGGTCATCGAATTGACCGCAGGTCTGCGTTATGACGTTGAACATCGCCATCAGACGGACGATCGACCGGCCGCGATCATCGGCAATGATCCCAAGCATCGCAATGTGACCTTCGATTCCCTTCAGCCCAAATTTTCAATCGCCTGGAAGCCCACGGCGGAACACCTGCTTTACGCCACGGTCTCGAAGGGTTTTCGCAGCGGTGGTTTCAATCCGGCTTCGACCAGCTATGGTCGCACCTATCAGGCCGAGCAGCTCTGGAATTATGAGGCAGGCTTCAAAGGCAGCTTCCTCGATCGCAAGCTGCGCTTCAGTGCTGCTGCTTTTTACGAAGATTATCACAACGTTCAGGAGTATGAATTCGACGGTTCGCTGGGCGCTCAGACGCTTTACACCATTCCCCGGGCGTGGATAAAGGGGATCGAAGCCGATAGCGATCTGCGTCTGTCCTCAGCCCTGCATCTCGGCGTGGCGGGCGGATTGATGGATTCCAAAATCACTCAATTCGATGCTGTCGCTGCCGGTTTTCCCAGCTCCATCGCGGCCGGGGCGCAGACCGCGCTGGGCAAACATTTGCCCAACTTTGCCCATTGGTCAGTCAATGCCTATGCGCAATATCGCTGGACCCTGGGTTCGGGCGATATCACCGCGCGTATCGACTATGCGCTTTCAGGAAAGCAATATTGGTGGATCGACAATTTGAATGAAGAGAAAAACATCTCCCTGGTGAACGCCACTGTGACGTATAAGATCAATCCGGCGATGTCCTTGCAGCTCTGGTCCAAGAATCTTCTGAATGAGCGCTACAACAGCTCATTCGAGCCGCGCAATATGACAAGCCTGTTCAGCGACATCGCCTATCCCGCACCGCAGCGCACCTTTGGTGCCCGCATGACGGCAACCTTCTGA
- a CDS encoding VOC family protein: MAVHVLEIHHIGLGMTNAQADQARDYYRDVLDLTQDAGRWHIPGIHGYFLDVPSDNQIHLLGSDGPSPYSKGPGKDPVENHVALAVADIIEAEEELKRLGVDYFTLDNVASPNLKQLFLRDPANNLIELHQLGLCRCRKSQRQAPAEATA; this comes from the coding sequence ATGGCTGTCCACGTATTGGAAATTCACCATATCGGCTTGGGCATGACGAACGCTCAGGCCGACCAGGCCCGTGACTACTACCGCGATGTGCTCGATCTGACTCAAGATGCGGGCCGGTGGCATATCCCCGGCATTCACGGCTATTTCCTCGATGTCCCCAGCGACAATCAGATCCACCTGCTGGGCAGCGACGGCCCCTCACCCTACAGCAAGGGACCGGGCAAGGATCCAGTTGAAAACCACGTCGCACTGGCTGTCGCGGACATCATCGAGGCGGAAGAGGAACTCAAGCGACTGGGCGTCGATTATTTCACGCTAGACAACGTGGCCTCTCCGAATCTCAAGCAATTGTTCCTGCGCGATCCCGCCAACAATCTGATCGAATTGCACCAGCTCGGCCTGTGCCGCTGCCGCAAGTCGCAACGCCAGGCACCCGCTGAAGCGACCGCCTGA
- a CDS encoding 4-hydroxyphenylacetate 3-hydroxylase family protein yields MSELRMDAPELVVPGKKGPYTGQEYLDSLDDGREVWIYGERVKNVATHPAFRNAARMTARIYDALHDPAKRDLMTIPMDNGSGIRTHRFFQAPKSVEEQVATRDAIAEWARMTYGWMGRTPDYKAAWVGTLACNSGLYGEYQANADRWYDYARERVPFINHAIVHPPVDRNIPNEDSDVFVRVEKETDAGLVISGAKVVATGAALTHYTFVAHYGVVHNLKKFSPIFMVPTNAPGVKIICRGSYEYMSGAVGSPFDHPLSSRMDENDSILIFDNVLIPWEDVLMYGVEQSNQFIKQSGFLGRTLLHGCTRLAVKLDFICGLFLKAVEITGTKDFRGVQAAVGEALGLRHAMWGLSDAMANCPDPWVNGYVLPNVEAALAYRTLAADSYSRIKSLIGKIVASGLVYLPSTAADFSNPELRPYLDKYVRGSNGIDSVERVKTLKLLWDAVGSEFATRHELYELNYSGSYEQQKVDPLLVANATGRADKLKAFADQCMAEYDLSGWTAKDLINPGDFNVFARC; encoded by the coding sequence ATGTCTGAATTGCGTATGGATGCGCCGGAATTGGTCGTGCCCGGAAAAAAGGGGCCGTACACCGGGCAGGAATATCTCGACAGTCTGGATGATGGCCGCGAGGTCTGGATCTATGGCGAACGGGTAAAGAACGTGGCGACCCACCCTGCCTTCCGCAATGCCGCGCGCATGACCGCCAGGATCTACGACGCGCTTCACGATCCGGCGAAGCGCGATCTGATGACGATCCCGATGGACAACGGTTCTGGCATTCGGACTCACCGCTTTTTCCAGGCGCCGAAATCTGTCGAGGAGCAGGTCGCAACCCGTGACGCCATCGCGGAATGGGCGCGCATGACCTATGGCTGGATGGGGCGCACCCCGGATTACAAGGCTGCCTGGGTCGGTACGCTGGCCTGCAACAGCGGACTTTACGGAGAATATCAGGCCAATGCTGATCGCTGGTACGATTATGCCCGTGAACGCGTGCCCTTCATCAACCATGCGATCGTGCATCCTCCGGTCGACCGAAATATCCCCAACGAGGACTCGGATGTCTTCGTCCGCGTGGAGAAGGAAACCGATGCAGGGCTGGTGATCAGCGGCGCCAAGGTCGTCGCAACCGGGGCCGCCCTCACTCACTATACCTTCGTGGCCCATTACGGCGTCGTGCACAATCTCAAGAAGTTCTCGCCGATCTTCATGGTTCCGACCAATGCGCCGGGGGTCAAGATCATCTGCCGCGGCTCCTATGAGTATATGTCAGGCGCCGTGGGCAGCCCCTTCGATCACCCGCTTTCGAGCCGCATGGATGAGAATGATTCCATTCTGATCTTCGACAATGTGCTGATCCCCTGGGAGGACGTGCTGATGTACGGGGTCGAGCAATCGAACCAGTTCATCAAGCAATCGGGCTTCCTCGGCCGCACGCTGCTGCATGGCTGCACGCGGCTGGCGGTGAAGCTAGACTTTATCTGCGGCCTGTTCCTCAAGGCAGTCGAGATCACAGGCACCAAGGACTTCAGGGGCGTGCAGGCCGCCGTGGGCGAAGCACTGGGTCTGCGCCACGCCATGTGGGGCCTTTCCGATGCGATGGCCAATTGCCCTGATCCCTGGGTGAACGGCTATGTTCTGCCCAATGTCGAGGCGGCCCTGGCCTATCGCACCCTGGCGGCGGATTCCTACTCGCGCATCAAGAGCCTCATCGGCAAGATCGTGGCGAGCGGGCTGGTCTATCTGCCCTCCACCGCCGCCGATTTCTCCAATCCGGAGCTGCGCCCCTATCTCGACAAATATGTGCGCGGATCGAACGGCATCGACTCGGTCGAGCGGGTCAAGACACTCAAGCTGCTGTGGGATGCAGTCGGCAGCGAATTCGCCACGCGGCACGAACTTTATGAGCTGAACTATTCGGGCAGCTATGAGCAGCAAAAGGTCGATCCACTCCTCGTCGCCAATGCGACCGGGCGGGCCGACAAGCTGAAGGCTTTCGCCGATCAATGCATGGCCGAATATGATCTGAGCGGATGGACCGCGAAAGATCTCATCAACCCGGGCGATTTCAATGTCTTCGCCCGTTGCTGA
- a CDS encoding flavin reductase family protein, with amino-acid sequence MSSPVAENSSPSVEGGAGLSGATQTLDKALFRQALGRFATGVTVITTMVGEDVHGMTASAFMSGSLEPPLVVISIARKARIHALIEASAVFGVSILHAGQELHGRHFGGQASAECIPGFTAHEGIPMLDDALASIAATVEHAYACGDHTLFLGRVRHLRVTDGEPLLHFTGNFRKIG; translated from the coding sequence ATGTCTTCGCCCGTTGCTGAGAACAGCTCTCCATCCGTGGAAGGTGGCGCCGGCCTGTCCGGCGCCACCCAGACGCTGGACAAGGCCCTGTTCCGGCAGGCGCTGGGGCGCTTCGCCACCGGCGTCACCGTGATCACCACCATGGTGGGCGAAGATGTCCATGGCATGACGGCCAGCGCCTTCATGTCCGGCTCACTCGAACCGCCGCTGGTGGTGATCTCGATCGCCAGAAAGGCGCGCATCCATGCTCTGATCGAGGCGTCAGCTGTGTTCGGGGTGAGCATCCTTCATGCTGGGCAGGAACTGCATGGCCGCCATTTCGGCGGGCAGGCATCTGCGGAGTGCATCCCGGGCTTCACAGCGCATGAGGGTATCCCGATGCTCGATGATGCGCTGGCCAGCATCGCGGCGACCGTCGAGCATGCCTATGCCTGCGGCGACCACACACTTTTTCTAGGGCGCGTGCGCCATCTTCGGGTCACGGATGGCGAGCCTCTGCTCCACTTCACCGGCAATTTTCGCAAGATAGGCTGA
- a CDS encoding FAD synthetase family protein, which produces MRIFRELSDFDADLAGAAVALGNFDGVHLGHRHIFRVAQETGLAVGAVTFAPHPRRFFDPDGDPFEIGSSDDKLEQLAAIGCHFAVVIDFGRAIAEMSAGLFMRDILSRALRVRHVVVGRGFVFGAERGGDVDLLRREGPSLGFTTDAITRTMIGSQICSSSMIRSHIGAGRIEEANMALGRPWRIEARLGDGSSHSLFRDVTIREGQLLPPDGQFVVDVERPDRSVTKTIAILATETTGRMLVLKEPAGMASGSRIWLRFLCAYAAADPLARLHAAHMPQMPTRHPVNITGESL; this is translated from the coding sequence ATGCGCATCTTTCGCGAGCTTTCCGATTTCGACGCGGATCTGGCCGGAGCCGCCGTTGCGCTCGGTAATTTCGACGGCGTTCATCTGGGGCACCGGCATATTTTCCGCGTGGCTCAGGAAACCGGTCTGGCGGTGGGGGCCGTGACATTCGCCCCCCACCCGCGCCGGTTCTTTGACCCTGATGGTGACCCGTTCGAAATCGGCTCGTCGGACGACAAGCTGGAACAGCTTGCCGCCATCGGATGCCATTTCGCTGTGGTGATCGATTTCGGGCGCGCAATCGCAGAGATGTCCGCAGGCCTCTTCATGCGTGACATTCTGTCCCGCGCCTTGCGTGTGCGCCATGTCGTGGTTGGGCGCGGGTTTGTCTTCGGTGCCGAGCGCGGCGGTGATGTCGATCTGCTTCGGCGCGAAGGCCCATCGCTGGGTTTCACCACCGACGCTATCACGCGGACGATGATCGGATCCCAGATCTGTTCATCGAGCATGATACGCAGCCATATTGGCGCCGGACGGATCGAGGAGGCCAATATGGCCCTGGGCCGGCCATGGCGTATCGAGGCGCGGTTGGGCGATGGATCGTCCCACAGCCTGTTTCGTGACGTCACAATTCGCGAAGGGCAATTGCTGCCTCCGGACGGCCAGTTCGTGGTCGATGTCGAGCGCCCCGACCGCTCTGTGACGAAGACCATCGCGATCCTTGCCACCGAAACCACTGGCCGGATGCTGGTCCTCAAGGAGCCGGCCGGCATGGCCTCCGGCTCGCGGATCTGGCTCCGTTTCCTTTGTGCGTATGCAGCCGCCGATCCTCTCGCCCGGCTCCACGCCGCACATATGCCGCAGATGCCCACCCGGCATCCTGTCAACATCACTGGAGAGAGCCTGTGA
- a CDS encoding flavin reductase family protein codes for MNFDLAAMGAKPRYNLLTALVVPRPIAWVTSRNASGQLNVAPFSFFNLMSGNPPVLCLGVGARDGIPKDTARNILETSDFVVNLVSEACLPAMNATAIDFPPQVDEAQEAGLALEDCIHIDVPRLAISPVALECRLMQAVPFGVGRNILIADILSAHVRNDAVLNAERGHIDAFALEMVGRMHGGGWYARARDGFRLPRLKEEDWRSQASVQSPEQGTLPD; via the coding sequence GTGAACTTTGATCTCGCAGCCATGGGTGCCAAGCCAAGATACAATCTGCTGACGGCGCTCGTCGTCCCCCGCCCCATCGCCTGGGTCACGTCACGCAATGCCTCGGGGCAGCTCAATGTCGCGCCTTTCTCCTTCTTCAACCTGATGTCGGGCAATCCGCCTGTCTTGTGTCTTGGCGTTGGCGCGCGCGATGGCATTCCCAAGGATACGGCGCGCAACATTCTTGAAACAAGCGACTTCGTGGTCAATCTGGTCAGCGAAGCATGCCTGCCCGCCATGAACGCCACCGCGATCGATTTTCCTCCGCAGGTCGACGAAGCGCAGGAAGCCGGTCTTGCGCTTGAGGATTGCATCCACATCGATGTGCCCCGTCTGGCGATCAGCCCTGTCGCGCTGGAATGCCGGTTGATGCAAGCCGTTCCCTTCGGTGTCGGACGCAACATCCTGATCGCGGACATCCTGAGTGCGCATGTCCGCAATGACGCTGTGCTCAACGCAGAACGCGGGCACATCGACGCTTTCGCTCTGGAAATGGTGGGGCGCATGCATGGCGGCGGATGGTACGCGCGCGCGCGTGACGGTTTCCGCCTGCCTCGGCTGAAGGAAGAGGACTGGCGATCGCAAGCATCCGTGCAATCGCCGGAACAGGGCACGCTGCCGGACTGA
- a CDS encoding NAD-dependent succinate-semialdehyde dehydrogenase, which produces MNTAFQSPQDSQLDADVPAFPVFDPANGEVIGYAPDQDASDALAALDRAEIAYALWRSVTPTERARRLRLWAHKLREREDELAALISQEQGKPIAESRAEVAQGIGHAEWFAEEARRTYGEIIPEQVEGRRMMVVREPVGIVAAVTPWNFPMAMPMRKVAPALAAGCAIVLKPAAETPLTALALARMAVESGLPEGLFTVVTAPKERAAEVVGTWLDDSRVRKLTFTGSTQVGRLLAAQAAPDLKRLSMELGGNAAFIVFADADIDRAVACLIAAKFRNAGQTCISPNRVLVDELIHDRFAAALCRAVEALKVGPASDPASTVGPLISEAAVEKVARHIADAQAHGAKVMLGGRADGLFYQPTVLTGATPAMALAQEETFGPVAALFRFSGEADGIAQANATPFGLAAYFFTTDIERIWRVSAALEAGMIGINEAVISTEVAPFGGIKQSGYGREGSRHGLDDYQHLKYLCQGQSLSEIPA; this is translated from the coding sequence ATGAACACGGCCTTTCAGAGCCCTCAAGATTCGCAGCTCGATGCCGATGTCCCGGCCTTTCCGGTGTTCGATCCCGCCAATGGCGAGGTCATCGGTTACGCCCCCGATCAGGATGCATCCGATGCGCTTGCCGCGCTCGACAGGGCCGAAATCGCCTATGCCCTGTGGCGAAGCGTGACGCCCACCGAGCGCGCCCGGCGCCTGCGGCTTTGGGCTCATAAGCTGCGTGAGCGGGAGGACGAGCTTGCCGCCCTGATTTCGCAGGAACAGGGCAAGCCGATCGCGGAAAGCCGGGCCGAAGTCGCCCAGGGCATCGGCCATGCCGAATGGTTCGCGGAAGAAGCCCGGCGAACCTATGGCGAGATCATTCCCGAGCAGGTCGAGGGACGGCGCATGATGGTGGTGCGCGAGCCGGTCGGCATCGTCGCGGCTGTTACGCCATGGAATTTCCCGATGGCCATGCCCATGCGCAAGGTGGCGCCCGCACTCGCCGCGGGCTGCGCGATCGTGCTGAAACCGGCCGCTGAAACGCCGCTCACCGCGCTTGCTCTGGCAAGAATGGCTGTGGAATCAGGTCTGCCCGAAGGATTGTTCACCGTGGTAACGGCACCCAAGGAACGGGCTGCGGAGGTCGTCGGCACATGGCTGGATGACAGTCGGGTCAGAAAGCTGACCTTCACGGGATCGACGCAAGTGGGCAGGCTGCTGGCCGCTCAGGCCGCGCCCGATCTCAAGCGCCTGTCGATGGAACTGGGCGGGAATGCCGCCTTCATCGTCTTCGCGGATGCGGATATCGACCGTGCCGTCGCCTGCCTGATCGCAGCGAAATTCCGCAATGCCGGGCAGACCTGCATTTCGCCCAATCGCGTTCTGGTCGATGAACTGATCCATGACCGCTTCGCAGCCGCGCTGTGCCGGGCCGTCGAGGCCCTGAAAGTCGGCCCGGCGAGCGATCCCGCAAGTACTGTCGGCCCCCTGATCAGCGAAGCCGCGGTGGAGAAGGTGGCGCGCCATATCGCTGATGCGCAGGCGCATGGGGCCAAAGTGATGCTCGGGGGCCGGGCCGACGGGTTGTTCTATCAACCGACCGTCCTCACCGGGGCAACACCGGCCATGGCGCTGGCTCAGGAAGAGACATTCGGGCCAGTCGCCGCCCTGTTCCGCTTCTCGGGCGAGGCTGACGGCATCGCGCAGGCCAATGCCACGCCCTTTGGCCTGGCTGCCTATTTCTTCACCACCGATATCGAACGCATCTGGCGGGTGAGCGCCGCGCTAGAGGCCGGCATGATCGGCATCAATGAGGCGGTGATTTCCACGGAAGTCGCGCCCTTCGGCG